The stretch of DNA CCTATTTTGATACGGAGTCTATTTCAACGCATTCTATTCACGATATTGGGGCTAATATTGCAAGTGGTTCTTATGCAACAAAAAGCATGCTTATTGTGCCCTGTTCGATGTCTAGTGTAGCTGCAATTGCTCATGGACTTTGTGATAATTTGCTTAGGCGCGCAGCTGACGTCACACTGAAAGAAAAAAGAGCTCTTGTTGTTGTGCCAAGAGAAGCGCCTTTGAGTGAAATTCACTTAGAAAATTTATTAAAACTTGCACGCTTGGGCGCGACGATCATTCCTCCCATGCCTGCTTGGTACCATCATCCACAAACACTTGATGATATGGAAGATCGTATCGTAGGGCGTATCCTAGATGCTTTAAAAGTGGAAAATTCTTTGAAAGTTGAGTGGCAAGGCATTAAATAAAAGAGAAACCTCTTATCCAGAAGTTTCTCTTTTTTTTAATACACTAGGCGCTCAATGCATCCGTTTTTCTAGGGGATTCTTGTTTAAACAAAGAAAATTCAATTTCATTGCGCAAGCGAAATATTCCTAGAAGATTGATGCATAGCAGCAAACATCCAGAAAGCGACATAATCAATAATGCCTTTGATTGATCAAAAAATGAAAACAGTAGAAGAAAAGCTACAGAAAATATTAAATATGTTTTTTCTCCATGTTTTTGATGCAAAAAACGTGCACACTTAAATCCTACAAATAGGTAGGAAATCAAGGTTGAATAAATTAATACAAACAAGAGTAGGGGCATAAAGAAAGATTGATAGGGAAAATAAAGAGATAAAACAGTTTGAATAACCAAAAAAGAATCGATAGCAGGATTTGCTTTCCAAAGACCAGTGCATAAGACAGCAAGCAAAGTAAGAGTGCAAATGACACTATCAATCCATACTCCTAACATTGAAAGTCGAGCCTGGTGTATGATTTGTGAAGCAGAAGTTTCGCTTTGAATGATAGAATCATAGCCAATTCCAATGTCAGCCGAATAGACTGAACGTGAAATACCCTGCCTCAGAGCTAACATCAATGTACTTCCGGTAAATCCACCAACAGCGGCATGGTTTGTGAAGGCCATCTTAAACACTTCGCCTAAAACGGTGGGTAATTCTGTAAGATGGTGCCCTACCACCCATAAGCACATGAATAGGTAACATAAAGTGAAAAAGGGCATTAATAAAGAACAAATTTTTCCAACCCGTTTGATACCTCCTATTGCAGCGAAAAAAATTAAGAAAAGCAATCCGAAAACAACGAGGAGATGATTTAGATTCCAGTTTACAGAAATGCTGTGTGTTAAAACAGAAAACTGATAAACTTCAGCCCCATAAATGCAAAGTAACACGCTTGCGATGATACTCACGTAGCGCGTATTAAAAGCCTTTTTTAAGAAATAGATAGCTCCACCATCATATCCTCCTTGATCATTAGAAACCCGGTATTTCAATCCTAAAAAAACCTCAGAATACTTGATCAAGGCTCCTAAAAAAGTAGCTACCCAAACCCAAAAAATAGCTCCAGGTCCACCAATTTGAAGAGCAGTGACTATTCCAACAATGTTTCCCACACCTACCATTCCTCCAACGGATGCAAAGAACACTTTTAAAGGATGGGTGCCTTGTTTTGATAATGAGCGACTTGTGAGAAAATAAAAGAAAGTTTTAATGACCGATGGGAGGGAACGCAGTTGAAAGACGCCCGTTTTAATCGTAAAATATAATCCTAGTAACATAATTAATGAAAATCCGATATAACTCCAAAAAAAGTCATCTACGGACGATAAAAATGAAAAACATAACTCAAACATGATATAACTCCATAAAGTGTTAAATTAAAAAATTTCAAAAGCAAATGAGATGAAAATCCATCTAATTTGCACACAAAACAAACAAATAATTTTCTTATAAAATAAAAATGACTGTTACTTTCGCTTAGTAACGGAAGAAGGCTTTCGCTTCAAAAGCTTAGAAAAAGAAGAGATGAAGAGGGAATCTTCAGATGAACAAATAAAAGAGCAAAGAGTGCTCGACCTAAAATCGGATTGTGATAAATCCATTTCTTGAAAGATCATATTTTTCTCCTTGTATATGATGTATTTAACAACACTTTCTCTTTCACCTGGTGGAAAGATGGAGTGTTTTAAAGCATTATAATGAGCAAAGCATTAAATGCAATTTTAAATTTCACATACATTGTTAATATTTTTTCTAAAGAGTTCTTGATGTTTTTGCTTTTTTCTTGCTATTTCAGTATTAATTTTATAAAATCTTTTTTTTAAGAAACAGGAGAAAGTAAAATGGCAAGCCCTATCAAACCCAAAATACCTGGAAGCATTTCTCCTTCACCTTTGTTCGAGGGTGCTCTTCAGGCACTGATAGAAATTTTCAATGTTGTCGTCTCAGATGACAATGCCTACTCTCAAGAACAGCAGTGTTTTGACGCCGCTTTAAGAGCTTGTGAAGATAGAGATTGGAAAAAAATAGAAGAAACTAAAACATCCCTTTCCAAAATCAGAGATGTTCTTGGACGCGATCTTTTTTCAGCTTGTATTGATCAAGGATTAACGCCTGCCATCTCTTATATGATAAAACGGCACATAGCTGAAGCTTTTTGTGGTAGAGAACTGAAAGGCACCTTGCATAGAGCTGTACAAAATGGTGATCTAGATGCAATAGGCGTTCTTTTTGGTTATGTATCCCCAAATGATTTCGATGAACAACAAAGAACGCCTTTACACGTGGCCATTCTTTTTAATCAAGAAGAGGTAGTTAGAGCTTTTCTAAAAAATGGTGTGTCAACAACTATAATTTGCCCTTACCCTAGTATAGAATCACCTTTTCTCCTCTCCCCATTAGCTTTGGCTGTTGCCATTGGAAGTAATCCAGTAATTGATCTTCTAATTGAAGAAGGAGTAAAACCGGATCACAACATCAAACATCTTGGAAATCTTCTACATGTGGCTATTCATTTTGGACAAACTTCGACTCTAGGGCATCTTTTAGACCAACATTTTGATCTAATGGTGGTTGCTTTAGAAGCCCGTAATGATGATGATTTATCTCCTCTTAGTTATGCAGCAATGAAGGGAGACATGGAAGCTATAGCTGTTTTACATAAAAAAGGAGCTGTGCTTGATGCTCAAAATTGTGAAGGAAAAACCCCTATGCATTATGCAGCAATAGAGGATGAGGTAGATAGTATTAATCTTTTAGTTTATTTGGGGGCTGATTTTAACATCATGGACCAAAAGGGCAAATATCCCGTTAGATATACTAAAGGAACCACAAAAAACTTAATGAACACGTTAATGCGACAACAAAAATTTTTAAGTAAAAAACCTCCTAATTTTGTTTATCGACCTCCAGAAATCATTGTTTTTCAAGGGGGAGGACCTAAAGGGATTGCTTACGTAGGAGTACTTGAACAGTTAGAAGAACGTGATTTGCTCAAAGACCTTAAAAGAGTTGCGGGGAGTTCTGCAGGAGCAATTACCGCAATGCTTTTAGCTTTAGGATACAAGTCTTCAGAAATCCAAGAACTTTTAACAAAGACCCCACTGACCTCTTTTTTAGACAACCCAGACCCAAAACAAAGTGAAAAACATTTAATCAACACATTCAAAAGCATAGGATTGACCCCTGCTTTTTTACTCAATCCAAAGAAACTGTACGATACGATGAAACTTTTCCACACAGTATCTCGAAAACAAGGGATATGCCAAGGAGAATTTGCAAGAGAGTGGTTTGAGACTCAAATAAAAGCCAAAACTGGAATCGAATATTGTACTTTTGGAGAATTGAATCAAAAGATTCAAGAAGGTCATCCTTTTAAACACTTACATGTCTTTGGAACACGAGTAGGTCAAAGCCGAGAGATTGTGCACTTGAGTTCTGAGGATCCCAAATGTAAAGACTATATTATCTCCGATGCTCTTGTTATTTCGATGTC from Chlamydiota bacterium encodes:
- the bsdB gene encoding putative UbiX-like flavin prenyltransferase, coding for MERIVVGICGASGAILAIKTIKALIDQNIHVELVMTLAARKTLIHEIGEHVATPEKMKAYFDTESISTHSIHDIGANIASGSYATKSMLIVPCSMSSVAAIAHGLCDNLLRRAADVTLKEKRALVVVPREAPLSEIHLENLLKLARLGATIIPPMPAWYHHPQTLDDMEDRIVGRILDALKVENSLKVEWQGIK
- the alsT_2 gene encoding Amino-acid carrier protein AlsT, which codes for MFELCFSFLSSVDDFFWSYIGFSLIMLLGLYFTIKTGVFQLRSLPSVIKTFFYFLTSRSLSKQGTHPLKVFFASVGGMVGVGNIVGIVTALQIGGPGAIFWVWVATFLGALIKYSEVFLGLKYRVSNDQGGYDGGAIYFLKKAFNTRYVSIIASVLLCIYGAEVYQFSVLTHSISVNWNLNHLLVVFGLLFLIFFAAIGGIKRVGKICSLLMPFFTLCYLFMCLWVVGHHLTELPTVLGEVFKMAFTNHAAVGGFTGSTLMLALRQGISRSVYSADIGIGYDSIIQSETSASQIIHQARLSMLGVWIDSVICTLTLLAVLCTGLWKANPAIDSFLVIQTVLSLYFPYQSFFMPLLLFVLIYSTLISYLFVGFKCARFLHQKHGEKTYLIFSVAFLLLFSFFDQSKALLIMSLSGCLLLCINLLGIFRLRNEIEFSLFKQESPRKTDALSA